One segment of Fuscovulum ytuae DNA contains the following:
- a CDS encoding STAS domain-containing protein produces MTQTIPLPSRLDVEAAAALWTKILLSDGDLLLDAVDLHHLGAAGLQTLLMAQRHQESQGRSLSLVNIGPDIAAQLGNLGATQLIPVQATALPGGVE; encoded by the coding sequence ATGACGCAAACCATCCCTCTGCCTTCCCGTCTCGATGTTGAAGCGGCCGCCGCGCTTTGGACAAAAATCCTGTTGTCCGACGGTGACCTTCTGCTCGATGCGGTCGACCTGCATCATCTTGGTGCGGCAGGCCTCCAAACCCTTCTGATGGCGCAAAGGCATCAAGAAAGTCAGGGCCGATCCTTAAGCCTTGTCAATATTGGGCCCGACATCGCGGCACAGCTCGGCAACCTTGGGGCAACTCAACTCATCCCGGTTCAGGCGACCGCTCTGCCCGGAGGTGTGGAATGA
- a CDS encoding chemotaxis protein CheA produces the protein MASSTDLRAIFFEEAEELLTALDEGLRALGTGQTDGEVINAVFRAVHSIKGGAAAFALHDLVAYAHCFESLLDELRTGLRLPEADCIATLTEAADHLADLVTCERSGSLLDPEQIRHALDRLKAFGEAGPSQVRIELAFDPVPLAPFEAVQMDAAPSHRIVHIHFDPHEGAFRAGHDPALILRDLSLLGDMKVTLDTSGLPTIKAFDPASSHLAWTIALRTDHPEADIRALFDFIAFHADLDLRIEIAEVPPQPAPQPTNAPIKEGTASPEGGPHPRPPPIDAPRDTGPQIQKPTLRVDVERVDRLVNVAGELVIHNAMLTDAINRKPSADPHEIARSLDQLRQLSRMIQDSAMAIRAQPVKPLFDRMHRILREAASTAGKKARLEILGETTEVDRTIIERLADPLTHMVRNAVDHGIETAERRRMVGKPETGTVRIEAQHRSGRILIIVSDDGGGIDRARVQQIAIDRGLVSSSADLAPADIDALLFLPGFSTAKSVSALSGRGVGMDVVRSAILALGGRIGISSTPGEGTSLRISLPLTLAVMDGMVVRAGGQPLVLPLSSIVETLSLDGATMHHLGDGGRLVDLRGQCLPVLGVATTLGLTKVTTRPEDQVIIVVEREDKSRLALIVDGIDDQRQIVIKSLDENYGHIPGIAAATVLGDGAVALIIDPAELVQARGSRVGLSPYSAAAE, from the coding sequence ATGGCCAGCAGTACCGATCTTCGCGCGATCTTCTTTGAAGAGGCAGAGGAACTTCTCACCGCCCTCGATGAAGGCCTCCGCGCGCTCGGCACAGGGCAGACGGATGGGGAAGTGATCAACGCCGTCTTCCGTGCCGTTCACTCCATAAAGGGGGGGGCCGCCGCCTTCGCCTTGCACGATCTGGTGGCCTATGCGCATTGCTTCGAATCCCTGCTTGACGAATTGCGCACCGGCCTTCGTCTGCCCGAGGCCGATTGCATAGCTACCCTGACCGAGGCCGCCGATCATCTCGCCGACCTAGTCACCTGCGAACGCAGCGGAAGCCTGCTTGATCCGGAACAGATCCGCCATGCCCTCGACCGGCTCAAGGCCTTTGGCGAGGCCGGTCCAAGTCAGGTTCGCATAGAACTCGCCTTTGATCCGGTGCCCCTTGCCCCATTCGAGGCCGTGCAAATGGATGCTGCACCGTCGCACCGCATCGTTCACATCCACTTTGATCCGCATGAAGGCGCCTTTCGCGCCGGGCACGACCCCGCGCTTATTCTTCGTGACCTCTCGCTGCTTGGGGATATGAAGGTCACGCTCGACACCTCTGGCCTGCCCACAATCAAGGCCTTTGATCCGGCAAGCAGTCACCTCGCTTGGACCATCGCCCTTCGGACCGATCATCCCGAAGCCGATATCCGCGCCCTGTTCGACTTCATCGCCTTTCACGCCGATCTCGACCTTCGCATCGAAATCGCCGAAGTCCCGCCTCAACCCGCCCCCCAGCCGACAAACGCTCCCATCAAAGAGGGCACTGCGTCCCCTGAAGGCGGCCCCCATCCGCGCCCTCCTCCTATAGACGCCCCGCGGGACACGGGACCACAAATCCAGAAACCCACACTGCGTGTCGATGTCGAACGGGTCGACAGACTGGTCAATGTGGCGGGGGAACTTGTTATCCACAATGCGATGCTGACCGACGCGATAAACCGCAAACCATCGGCAGACCCGCATGAGATCGCGCGCAGCCTCGATCAGTTGCGCCAGCTTTCCCGCATGATCCAAGACAGCGCGATGGCCATCCGCGCACAACCGGTGAAGCCTCTTTTTGACCGCATGCACCGCATCCTGCGCGAAGCGGCATCAACCGCCGGCAAGAAGGCCCGTCTGGAAATCCTTGGCGAAACGACCGAGGTCGACCGAACCATTATCGAACGGCTTGCCGATCCGCTGACCCATATGGTCCGCAATGCGGTGGATCACGGAATCGAAACCGCGGAACGCCGCCGCATGGTCGGCAAGCCGGAAACTGGCACCGTCCGGATAGAGGCGCAGCATCGTTCCGGGCGCATCTTGATCATCGTTTCGGATGATGGCGGGGGCATCGATCGCGCACGGGTCCAGCAGATCGCGATCGATCGCGGCCTTGTCTCATCTTCGGCCGATCTTGCACCGGCGGATATCGACGCACTGCTTTTCCTTCCCGGTTTCTCGACCGCCAAATCCGTCTCGGCACTTTCTGGGCGCGGGGTTGGGATGGATGTCGTCCGATCGGCGATTCTTGCCCTTGGGGGGCGGATCGGCATCTCCTCCACGCCCGGTGAAGGCACAAGCCTGCGGATCAGTTTGCCGCTGACGCTTGCCGTGATGGATGGCATGGTCGTGCGCGCCGGGGGGCAGCCGCTCGTCCTGCCCCTATCCAGTATCGTCGAAACCCTCAGCCTTGATGGGGCCACGATGCATCATCTGGGGGATGGCGGTCGCCTCGTCGATCTGCGCGGGCAATGTCTGCCTGTCCTCGGTGTCGCCACCACGCTGGGTCTGACAAAAGTCACCACGCGCCCCGAGGATCAGGTCATCATCGTTGTCGAACGCGAAGACAAAAGCCGCCTCGCCTTGATCGTCGACGGGATAGATGACCAAAGGCAGATCGTCATCAAAAGCCTGGACGAAAATTATGGCCACATCCCCGGTATCGCCGCCGCAACGGTGCTCGGCGATGGGGCGGTCGCCCTCATCATCGACCCCGCAGAGCTGGTTCAGGCGCGCGGATCGCGCGTCGGACTTTCCCCCTATTCCGCAGCCGCCGAGTGA
- a CDS encoding response regulator, whose translation MKERNATRILAVDDSLTMRELLRSALSSAGYSVTLASDGREALDRLAEAPPDVIVTDLNMPRLDGFGLIEAIRSGQKAARVPILVLTTETGQDLKDRARRIGATGWIGKPFDDAALVATIRRVLPH comes from the coding sequence ATGAAGGAACGCAACGCAACCCGCATCCTCGCCGTGGATGACAGCTTGACGATGCGCGAACTTTTGCGCTCCGCCCTTAGTTCGGCCGGTTATAGCGTCACTTTGGCCAGCGACGGGCGCGAGGCGCTTGATCGCCTCGCCGAAGCGCCGCCCGATGTGATCGTAACCGATCTGAACATGCCGCGACTCGACGGCTTCGGCCTGATCGAGGCGATTCGCTCCGGCCAAAAGGCCGCACGGGTGCCGATCCTCGTCCTCACCACAGAAACCGGCCAAGACCTGAAGGATCGCGCCCGACGCATCGGGGCAACCGGCTGGATTGGGAAACCCTTCGACGACGCAGCACTGGTGGCGACAATCCGCCGTGTCCTTCCGCATTGA
- a CDS encoding ROK family transcriptional regulator → MPDRPFPEASGFRGSNQSGMRAHNERLVLSILRQQGALAKSDLARMTGLSVQTVSVIMRSLEQDGLLLRGEPIRGRIGQPSVPMSLDAEGAFFLGLKIGRRSADLMLVDFLGRVRASRRRVYRYPTPSGVVAFVREALPAVCDALPPSQRDRIGGMGIAMPFQLWSWVRYIGAPQAEMDAWRNHDIATEIAAIAGMPVHIQNDATAACGAELVFGTGEKPKDFLYFYFGTFIGGGLVLNGQLFTGRTGNAGGVGPLPVPGPDGRLERLFDVASMSRLAEMMEQAGESSDHLWEQHLQWRVSPGLLENWLQHAAEGLAYATLSAAALVELEAVMIDGWMPARIRAEITRRTIAALNRIDLSGVEPPQIREGTVGAEARALGAAAIPLAQRYLIDPAALQG, encoded by the coding sequence ATGCCAGATCGTCCGTTCCCCGAAGCATCCGGCTTCCGGGGATCGAACCAATCCGGCATGCGCGCCCACAACGAAAGGCTCGTCCTGTCCATTCTGCGTCAGCAGGGGGCGCTGGCGAAATCCGATCTCGCGCGCATGACCGGCCTTTCCGTGCAGACCGTCTCGGTCATCATGCGCTCGCTTGAACAGGACGGGCTTCTTCTGCGCGGCGAACCTATCCGGGGCCGTATCGGGCAGCCCTCCGTCCCGATGTCGCTTGATGCCGAAGGGGCCTTCTTCCTCGGCCTCAAGATCGGCCGCCGCTCTGCCGACCTGATGCTGGTGGATTTCTTGGGCCGTGTCCGCGCCTCGCGCCGCCGCGTCTATCGCTACCCTACCCCCTCTGGCGTCGTGGCCTTCGTGCGCGAAGCACTGCCCGCCGTCTGTGACGCCCTTCCCCCGTCGCAGCGCGACCGCATCGGCGGCATGGGCATCGCCATGCCTTTTCAGCTCTGGAGCTGGGTCCGCTACATCGGCGCCCCGCAAGCCGAGATGGACGCATGGCGTAACCATGACATCGCAACCGAGATCGCGGCCATCGCGGGGATGCCCGTCCATATCCAGAACGACGCCACTGCCGCTTGCGGGGCCGAACTTGTCTTCGGCACGGGCGAAAAGCCGAAGGATTTCCTCTATTTCTACTTCGGAACCTTCATCGGCGGCGGCCTTGTCCTGAACGGCCAGCTGTTTACGGGCCGCACGGGCAATGCGGGCGGCGTGGGCCCCTTGCCCGTTCCCGGCCCCGATGGCCGCCTTGAACGGCTTTTCGACGTGGCCTCCATGTCCCGTCTGGCCGAGATGATGGAACAGGCCGGCGAAAGCAGCGATCACTTGTGGGAACAGCATCTTCAATGGCGCGTTTCGCCGGGCCTTTTGGAAAACTGGCTTCAGCACGCCGCCGAAGGGCTGGCCTATGCCACCCTCTCCGCCGCCGCTCTGGTAGAGCTTGAGGCGGTGATGATCGACGGCTGGATGCCTGCCCGCATCCGCGCCGAAATCACCCGCCGCACCATCGCCGCCCTCAATCGCATCGATCTGTCGGGGGTTGAGCCGCCCCAGATTCGCGAAGGCACCGTGGGCGCCGAGGCCCGCGCCCTTGGCGCCGCTGCCATCCCGCTTGCCCAGCGCTACCTGATCGATCCCGCCGCCCTTCAGGGCTGA
- a CDS encoding response regulator — protein sequence MKRSDLRIAVVDDTAVSRHLITEVLDWMEVFHYTTYNNGSSALAGLLASPVHMVISDFHMPDMDGLALLERVRRTPGLQRLGFIIVTGRADANMIANGRALGLNNLINKPFTKEQLRRCIESVTGPLT from the coding sequence ATGAAACGTTCCGACCTTCGGATCGCGGTCGTCGACGACACCGCCGTCAGCCGCCATCTCATCACCGAAGTCCTCGATTGGATGGAGGTGTTTCACTACACCACCTACAACAACGGCAGTTCCGCGTTGGCCGGGTTGCTGGCCAGCCCTGTCCATATGGTGATCTCTGATTTCCACATGCCGGATATGGATGGTCTTGCCCTGCTGGAGCGGGTTCGGCGGACGCCCGGTCTGCAACGGCTAGGTTTCATCATCGTCACCGGCCGGGCCGACGCCAATATGATCGCCAACGGGCGCGCCCTCGGCCTGAACAACCTGATCAACAAGCCCTTCACCAAGGAACAGTTGCGACGCTGTATTGAATCCGTCACCGGGCCGCTGACATGA
- a CDS encoding substrate-binding domain-containing protein: MKFKAKALAGAATLALLSVAPAMAQDVAACLITKTDTNPFFVKMKEGAEAKAAELGVSLKSYAGKVDGDHDSQVAAIEACIADGAKGILIAASDTKAIVDSVKKAQEAGMVVIALDTPLDPADAADATFATDNLEAGKLIGAWAAATLGAEAANAKIGFLNLTPSEPTVDVLRNQGFMMGFGIDVKDPNDIGDEDDARIVGHDVTNGNEEGGRKAMENLLQINPDINVIHTINEPAAVGAYQALKAIGKENDVLIVSVDGGCPGVASVKDGVIGATSQQYPLMMAALGVEAIKKWADTGEKPQPTPGKAFFDTGVALITDKPAEGVPSIDTAKGTELCWG, from the coding sequence ATGAAATTCAAAGCTAAGGCCCTTGCGGGCGCGGCTACGCTTGCCCTTCTGTCGGTGGCACCGGCCATGGCGCAGGACGTGGCGGCCTGCCTGATCACCAAGACCGACACCAACCCCTTCTTCGTGAAAATGAAGGAAGGCGCCGAGGCCAAAGCCGCCGAACTGGGCGTTTCGCTGAAGTCCTATGCGGGTAAGGTTGACGGCGACCACGACAGCCAAGTCGCCGCTATCGAAGCCTGCATCGCAGATGGCGCAAAGGGCATCCTGATCGCGGCGTCCGACACCAAGGCGATCGTCGACTCGGTGAAGAAGGCGCAGGAAGCGGGCATGGTTGTGATCGCGCTCGACACCCCGCTTGATCCGGCGGATGCCGCCGACGCGACCTTCGCGACCGACAACCTGGAAGCTGGCAAGCTGATCGGCGCTTGGGCCGCTGCGACGCTGGGTGCAGAAGCCGCAAATGCGAAGATCGGCTTCCTGAACCTGACCCCGTCGGAACCCACCGTGGACGTTCTGCGGAACCAGGGCTTCATGATGGGCTTTGGGATCGACGTGAAGGACCCCAACGACATCGGCGACGAGGATGATGCGCGCATCGTTGGCCATGACGTGACCAACGGCAACGAAGAAGGTGGCCGCAAGGCGATGGAAAACCTTCTGCAGATCAACCCCGATATCAACGTGATCCACACGATCAACGAACCGGCTGCCGTGGGTGCCTATCAGGCGCTGAAGGCGATTGGCAAAGAGAACGACGTGCTGATCGTGTCGGTTGACGGCGGCTGCCCGGGCGTTGCCTCGGTCAAGGATGGCGTGATCGGCGCGACCTCGCAGCAGTATCCGCTGATGATGGCGGCGCTGGGCGTGGAAGCGATCAAGAAGTGGGCCGACACGGGCGAGAAGCCGCAGCCGACCCCCGGCAAGGCCTTCTTCGACACCGGCGTGGCGCTGATCACCGACAAGCCCGCCGAAGGCGTGCCGTCGATCGACACCGCCAAGGGCACCGAGCTCTGCTGGGGCTGA
- a CDS encoding CheR family methyltransferase, which translates to MPQTVAPGRPDNEIDAETFARLQRIVERETGIALAEGKRPMLQARLATRLRSLGMAGFQEFLTRVEGPDAATERASLISAITTNVTSFFREAHHFTLLQDRILPPLLDQPRNGARLRLWSSACSSGEEAYSIAAILLAAVPDANRRDARILATDIDEQVLNRAITGDYGPQQMAGLSPVQRGLLFGPTGSTQIRSELRQLVGFRQLNLNGDWPMRGPFDVIFCRNVAIYFPRERQERLWQRFADLLAPGGWLLLGHSERLSGPATAAFRCEDITAYRKIG; encoded by the coding sequence ATGCCACAGACCGTCGCGCCGGGCCGACCGGACAACGAAATAGACGCCGAGACCTTCGCGCGCCTTCAGCGGATCGTCGAACGCGAAACCGGCATCGCGCTGGCCGAAGGCAAGCGGCCAATGCTGCAGGCGCGGCTGGCAACCCGTCTGCGCAGCCTTGGTATGGCCGGATTTCAGGAATTCCTCACCCGTGTCGAAGGCCCGGATGCCGCGACCGAACGCGCCAGCCTGATTTCGGCCATCACCACCAACGTGACCTCCTTCTTTCGCGAAGCGCATCACTTCACCTTGTTGCAGGACCGCATTCTTCCCCCCCTCCTTGATCAACCCCGCAACGGCGCGCGCTTGCGGCTTTGGTCATCGGCCTGTTCCAGCGGCGAAGAGGCCTATTCCATCGCAGCCATCCTTCTGGCCGCGGTGCCGGATGCAAACCGCCGGGATGCCCGCATCCTTGCTACGGATATCGACGAACAGGTCCTCAACCGCGCCATCACGGGCGATTATGGGCCGCAGCAGATGGCAGGCCTGTCGCCTGTCCAACGGGGTCTCCTTTTCGGGCCGACCGGATCGACTCAAATCCGCAGCGAATTGCGCCAACTGGTTGGCTTTCGCCAGCTCAACCTCAATGGCGACTGGCCGATGCGTGGCCCCTTCGACGTCATCTTCTGCCGCAACGTCGCGATCTATTTCCCGCGCGAACGGCAGGAACGGCTTTGGCAACGCTTTGCCGATCTACTCGCACCGGGGGGCTGGCTTCTTCTGGGCCATTCCGAGCGCCTTTCTGGACCCGCCACCGCTGCCTTCCGCTGTGAAGATATTACTGCCTACCGCAAGATCGGGTGA
- a CDS encoding ABC transporter permease: MSQPQEFEKVLGQSATGVAQFEERRSGLRKLQHFLHSNPAAVPMIVLVALVIFFGFARGERFFSAYTLTLIMQQVAVVGILAAGQTLVILTAGIDLSIGVVMVFAFVIMGNFVLAYEMPAMVAILAGFLIAGGGGALNGYLVSRLKLPPFIVTLGTWNIIMAICLIYSENATLREADLTAQTQWLHIFGISFKLGGAVVTLGVVAMLTLYVGLWYMLNNTAFGRHIYAVGDDPDAADLAGIRTNRVLLKTYTLAGLIAGLAAWVSIGRNGSISPSTVVTDFNLQAITAAVIGGISLFGGRGSILGVLFGTLIVGVMSMGLNMLGADPQWKVLLTGILIIGAVAIDQWIRKVSG, from the coding sequence ATGAGCCAGCCACAAGAATTCGAAAAGGTGCTTGGGCAAAGCGCGACAGGCGTCGCGCAGTTCGAAGAGCGGCGGAGCGGTTTGCGCAAGTTGCAGCATTTCCTGCATTCAAACCCGGCCGCGGTGCCGATGATCGTTCTGGTCGCGCTGGTCATTTTCTTTGGCTTCGCGCGCGGAGAGCGGTTCTTTTCGGCCTATACCCTGACGCTGATCATGCAGCAGGTGGCGGTGGTGGGCATCCTTGCCGCAGGCCAGACGCTGGTCATCCTGACGGCGGGGATCGACCTGTCGATCGGGGTGGTGATGGTCTTTGCCTTCGTCATCATGGGGAATTTCGTGCTGGCCTATGAAATGCCAGCAATGGTGGCCATCCTTGCCGGGTTCCTGATTGCAGGGGGTGGGGGCGCGCTGAACGGGTATCTGGTGTCGCGCCTGAAACTGCCGCCCTTCATCGTGACGCTGGGCACGTGGAACATCATTATGGCGATCTGTCTGATTTATTCAGAAAACGCCACATTACGAGAGGCGGACCTAACGGCGCAGACCCAATGGCTGCACATCTTCGGGATCAGCTTCAAGCTTGGCGGCGCTGTGGTGACGCTGGGCGTGGTGGCGATGCTGACGCTTTATGTGGGTCTTTGGTATATGCTGAACAACACGGCTTTCGGGCGGCATATCTATGCGGTGGGCGATGACCCCGATGCCGCCGATCTGGCCGGAATCCGGACGAACCGCGTGCTGTTGAAGACCTATACGCTGGCAGGCCTGATCGCGGGGCTGGCGGCCTGGGTGTCGATTGGGCGGAACGGGTCAATCTCGCCTTCTACCGTGGTGACGGACTTCAACTTGCAGGCCATCACCGCTGCGGTGATCGGGGGGATTTCGCTCTTTGGTGGGCGCGGGTCGATCCTTGGCGTGCTGTTCGGGACGCTGATCGTGGGCGTGATGAGCATGGGTCTGAACATGCTGGGCGCAGACCCGCAATGGAAAGTGCTTTTGACCGGTATCCTGATCATCGGCGCTGTCGCCATTGACCAGTGGATCCGCAAGGTTTCGGGCTAA
- a CDS encoding chemotaxis protein CheW, which translates to MQTSLPDTARPSPQIRPPLAEGAQHPDAAATDAAQQTKPREFIAFRAQGQDFCIDILAVREIRGWTRAAALPHAPHYVEGVINLRGAIVPIFDLAAKLGLARIPEHDRNVIIVTVVGKRVVGLLVETVTDIFSASSDAMHPVPDLTREEAHVALSGMIVDSGRLIRIVDLEALLPSQAEGG; encoded by the coding sequence ATGCAGACATCCCTTCCCGACACCGCACGTCCTTCCCCCCAAATTCGGCCGCCACTTGCCGAAGGTGCGCAACATCCCGACGCAGCGGCCACTGATGCCGCGCAGCAAACAAAACCGCGCGAATTCATCGCCTTTCGCGCGCAAGGGCAGGATTTCTGCATCGATATCCTTGCCGTGCGCGAAATCCGCGGCTGGACCCGTGCCGCCGCGCTGCCGCATGCACCTCACTATGTCGAGGGTGTCATCAATTTGCGCGGGGCCATCGTTCCGATCTTTGACCTTGCGGCGAAGTTGGGCCTTGCCCGCATCCCCGAACATGATCGCAACGTGATCATCGTCACTGTCGTCGGAAAGCGGGTGGTCGGCCTACTGGTCGAAACAGTCACCGACATCTTTTCGGCCTCATCAGACGCTATGCATCCCGTCCCCGACCTGACACGTGAAGAGGCGCATGTCGCCCTTTCGGGCATGATCGTAGATTCCGGCCGATTGATCCGCATCGTCGATCTTGAGGCACTCCTTCCATCACAGGCCGAAGGTGGTTGA
- a CDS encoding CheB methylesterase domain-containing protein, producing the protein MKDANALPPARNPIVAIGASTGGTEALHILLSALPPEAPPILIVQHLPEGFTASFARRLDVACRITVREARMGDIPQTGLALIAPANRHLVLRKSPNGGTIALDDAPHVSRHRPSCDVLFRSVALAAGRNAIGVILTGMGDDGARGLRDMRAAGARTLGQDEASCAIFGMPKQALNHGAVEELLPLHRIAPAILRLAGITPHHGPP; encoded by the coding sequence GTGAAAGACGCAAATGCCCTGCCGCCTGCGCGCAATCCTATCGTTGCAATTGGCGCCTCGACCGGTGGCACAGAGGCGCTGCACATCCTGCTTTCCGCACTTCCACCAGAGGCCCCGCCGATTTTGATCGTGCAGCATCTGCCCGAAGGCTTTACCGCCTCTTTCGCGCGCCGCTTGGATGTCGCCTGCCGGATCACTGTGCGCGAGGCCCGGATGGGTGACATTCCCCAAACTGGCCTTGCCCTGATTGCACCCGCAAATCGGCATCTTGTGCTGCGCAAGTCGCCCAATGGCGGCACCATCGCCCTTGACGATGCCCCACATGTCTCGCGCCACAGACCGTCATGCGACGTGCTTTTTCGATCGGTCGCCCTGGCGGCCGGACGAAATGCAATCGGGGTTATCCTTACCGGCATGGGCGACGACGGCGCGCGGGGCTTGCGCGACATGCGTGCTGCCGGGGCGCGCACGCTTGGCCAGGATGAGGCTAGCTGTGCCATCTTCGGCATGCCAAAACAGGCCCTGAACCACGGCGCGGTGGAGGAATTGCTCCCCCTGCATCGCATCGCCCCGGCCATCCTGCGCCTTGCCGGCATCACCCCCCATCACGGCCCACCCTAA
- a CDS encoding ATP-binding cassette domain-containing protein: MAEPILTARGLTKRYGRVTALDNCDFDLYPGEILAVIGDNGAGKSTLIKALCGAVVPDEGEIKLDGKAVHFTNPMQAREAGIETVYQNLALSPALSIADNMFMGREIRKPGVLGSMFRMLDRKAMEKVARDKLSELGLMTIQNIGQAVETLSGGQRQGVAVARAAAFGSKVVIMDEPTAALGVKESRRVLELIQDVKKRGLPIILISHNMPHVFEVADRIHIHRLGKRLCVIDPKEYTMSDAVAFMTGAKMPEHVMA; encoded by the coding sequence ATGGCTGAACCCATTCTGACGGCACGCGGCCTGACCAAGCGCTATGGGCGCGTCACCGCCTTGGACAATTGCGACTTTGACCTTTATCCCGGCGAGATCCTTGCCGTGATCGGCGATAACGGCGCGGGGAAATCCACGCTGATCAAGGCCTTGTGCGGTGCCGTGGTGCCGGATGAGGGCGAGATCAAGCTTGACGGGAAGGCTGTGCATTTCACCAACCCGATGCAGGCGCGGGAGGCGGGGATCGAAACCGTCTATCAGAACCTTGCGTTGTCGCCCGCGCTTTCGATTGCGGACAACATGTTCATGGGGCGGGAAATTCGCAAACCCGGTGTGCTGGGATCGATGTTCCGCATGCTGGACCGCAAGGCGATGGAAAAGGTGGCGCGCGACAAGCTGAGCGAGCTGGGCCTGATGACGATCCAGAATATCGGGCAGGCGGTGGAAACGCTTTCGGGTGGCCAGCGCCAGGGTGTGGCCGTGGCGCGGGCGGCGGCCTTTGGGTCCAAGGTCGTGATCATGGACGAACCGACCGCCGCACTGGGGGTGAAAGAAAGCCGCCGAGTGTTGGAGCTGATCCAAGATGTGAAGAAGCGCGGACTGCCGATCATCTTGATCAGCCATAACATGCCGCATGTCTTTGAGGTGGCGGATCGCATCCACATTCACCGGCTGGGCAAGCGGCTCTGCGTCATCGATCCGAAGGAATATACGATGTCGGATGCCGTGGCCTTCATGACCGGGGCAAAGATGCCGGAACATGTCATGGCCTGA